The following proteins are co-located in the Sphingomonas panacis genome:
- a CDS encoding TonB-dependent receptor domain-containing protein: MGQTARTTYRTAAFAAVLTALMSTSAHAQIAGTTTAAEQDARAPDASADTIVVTGTRIKRADLNSNSPLTAVSESEIRYQGATSVESVLNKLPQFTADANENVSNGSDGTSNINLRNLGNNRVLVLLNGRRMLPQQAVDVNFVPSTLVQRIDVVTGGASAVYGSDALSGVVNFVLRDNLDGLRLDAQSSMAQHDNGNAYLHGLTDAKGYARAPSSVFDGGKTDINGAFGKNFADGRGNITIYGGYRQTQAVTQDSRDVSACALDPADDAGANLTCGGSSNNPYGLFTLLSGPNKGQTLNNTKDGQHTWVPYNSSFAYNYAPTNYFQRSDERYTAGAFAKFKFSPLAEFYGSFMFMKDHTFSQAAPSALFQGTTFTIPCNNPYLSASQATTLCGPAAGTSQTQDTFIGLRLSTPRRDDLRHEDYRYNVGVRGEFAKGFSYDLNYLRSLVRYNETYMNNVDNVKAQRALNVVNLNGTPTCQSVIDKSDPNCLPIDVFAAGAISPASLPYIFSNSSTQSRNTQTVFSGTINGDLGEYGIQSPWADTGIGIALGAEHRRETLKFTADAIAQQNGTNNSDGTISVNEGYGEIEVPILSNLPFAKALTINGGVRYSSYHNQQDSTGFQSDFNAWTYKGELSWAPSSDLRLRASYNHAIRAPNITELFGSVFLGNVTATDPCAGSKPTASFEACQRSGVTSAQYGSIPECPSGVCVQQFGGNRAVKPEVGDTYTIGMILTPRMVRNFALTVDYFHIKVSDYISTIPPSLTISQCGSTGDPYYCSLFHRDPRSGVLFGNDGYVVGTTINTGSLKTSGIDITSSYTLDLNRFGKLNFDLVGTFLLDLTTEPLPGLGSYDCKGLYGYTCGQPTPKWRHQLRTTWAIPGENQATLSLAWRYLDSVKLSSLSDNAFLTGQGSIINRKIGAYSYFDLAMTSNFTKNLTLRAGVNNLLDKDPPAIAQGILSSFGNGNTYPGVYDPLGRTIFIGATVNF; the protein is encoded by the coding sequence ATGGGACAGACCGCACGCACCACCTATCGCACGGCCGCATTCGCTGCGGTTCTGACGGCATTGATGTCGACGAGCGCACATGCGCAGATCGCAGGAACCACCACAGCGGCGGAGCAGGATGCTAGAGCGCCTGACGCGAGCGCCGATACGATCGTCGTCACCGGCACGAGAATCAAACGCGCCGATCTGAACAGCAACAGCCCGCTCACCGCCGTAAGCGAGTCGGAAATCCGCTATCAGGGCGCGACGAGCGTCGAGAGCGTCCTCAACAAGCTGCCGCAGTTCACCGCCGACGCGAACGAGAACGTTTCGAACGGGTCGGACGGCACCTCAAACATCAATCTGCGTAACCTCGGTAATAACCGCGTGCTGGTGCTGTTGAACGGCCGGCGGATGCTGCCACAACAAGCAGTCGACGTGAACTTCGTACCGTCGACGCTCGTGCAGCGTATTGACGTCGTGACCGGCGGCGCGTCGGCGGTGTACGGCTCTGATGCCTTGTCGGGCGTCGTCAATTTCGTGCTGCGCGACAATCTCGACGGGCTTCGCCTCGACGCGCAAAGCAGCATGGCGCAGCACGACAACGGCAACGCCTATCTCCACGGCCTGACCGACGCCAAGGGCTATGCGCGTGCGCCTTCCTCCGTTTTCGACGGCGGCAAGACCGACATCAACGGCGCGTTCGGCAAGAATTTCGCGGATGGACGCGGCAACATCACGATCTACGGCGGCTATCGCCAGACCCAAGCGGTCACGCAGGATAGCCGCGACGTATCGGCCTGCGCGCTCGATCCTGCGGACGATGCCGGCGCCAACCTGACCTGCGGCGGGTCGAGCAACAATCCCTATGGCCTGTTCACGCTGCTGTCCGGCCCCAACAAGGGCCAGACGCTCAACAACACCAAGGACGGTCAGCACACCTGGGTTCCGTACAACTCCAGCTTTGCTTACAATTACGCGCCGACCAATTACTTCCAGCGTTCGGATGAGCGCTATACCGCCGGCGCTTTCGCCAAATTCAAGTTCAGCCCGCTCGCCGAGTTCTATGGCAGCTTCATGTTCATGAAGGATCACACCTTCTCGCAGGCAGCACCGTCGGCATTGTTCCAGGGCACAACTTTCACGATACCCTGCAACAACCCCTATCTGTCGGCAAGCCAGGCCACGACTTTGTGCGGGCCGGCAGCCGGCACGTCCCAGACGCAAGACACTTTCATCGGCCTGCGTCTCTCCACGCCGCGCCGCGACGATCTCCGTCACGAAGATTACCGCTACAACGTCGGCGTGCGCGGCGAGTTCGCCAAGGGATTCAGCTACGATCTCAATTACCTGCGCTCGCTGGTGCGCTACAACGAGACGTACATGAACAACGTCGACAACGTGAAGGCACAGCGTGCGTTGAACGTGGTCAACCTCAACGGCACGCCCACCTGCCAATCGGTGATCGATAAGTCGGACCCGAACTGCCTGCCGATCGATGTCTTCGCTGCCGGGGCGATCAGCCCCGCTTCACTGCCGTATATATTTTCGAACAGCTCGACGCAGAGCCGCAATACGCAGACCGTGTTCTCGGGCACGATCAACGGCGATCTCGGCGAATATGGCATCCAGAGCCCGTGGGCGGATACCGGCATCGGCATTGCGCTCGGCGCCGAGCATCGCCGCGAAACGCTGAAATTTACTGCGGACGCGATCGCGCAACAAAACGGCACCAACAATTCCGATGGTACGATCAGCGTGAACGAAGGTTATGGCGAAATCGAAGTGCCGATCCTTTCGAACCTTCCCTTCGCGAAGGCGCTGACCATCAACGGCGGTGTGCGCTATTCCTCCTATCACAACCAACAGGATTCAACTGGCTTCCAGTCTGATTTCAATGCCTGGACCTACAAAGGCGAACTGTCGTGGGCGCCGAGCAGCGATCTGCGCTTGCGCGCCAGCTATAACCACGCGATTCGCGCGCCCAACATTACCGAATTGTTCGGTTCGGTCTTTTTGGGCAACGTGACCGCGACCGATCCGTGTGCGGGCAGCAAGCCCACAGCATCGTTCGAGGCCTGCCAGCGCTCCGGTGTGACAAGCGCGCAGTATGGCAGCATTCCCGAATGTCCGTCGGGCGTGTGCGTGCAGCAATTCGGCGGCAACCGCGCGGTCAAACCGGAAGTTGGCGACACCTATACGATCGGGATGATCCTCACCCCGCGCATGGTCCGGAACTTCGCGCTGACGGTGGATTATTTCCACATCAAGGTAAGCGATTATATCAGCACGATTCCGCCATCGCTGACGATCAGCCAGTGCGGTTCGACGGGTGATCCTTATTACTGCAGCCTGTTCCACCGCGACCCGCGCAGCGGCGTGCTGTTCGGCAACGACGGGTACGTCGTCGGCACCACGATCAACACCGGCTCGCTGAAGACCTCCGGCATCGATATCACCAGCAGCTACACGCTCGATCTCAACCGCTTCGGCAAACTCAACTTCGATCTGGTCGGCACTTTCCTGCTCGATCTCACCACCGAGCCGCTGCCGGGCCTCGGCAGCTATGATTGCAAGGGCCTGTACGGCTACACCTGTGGCCAGCCCACGCCGAAATGGCGCCACCAGCTTCGCACCACCTGGGCAATCCCCGGCGAAAACCAGGCAACGCTCTCGCTCGCCTGGCGCTACCTCGACAGCGTGAAGCTCTCGAGCCTGTCGGACAACGCGTTCCTCACCGGCCAGGGCAGCATCATCAACCGCAAGATCGGCGCCTACAGCTATTTCGATCTGGCGATGACGTCGAACTTCACAAAGAATCTGACGCTGCGCGCCGGCGTCAACAACCTGCTCGACAAAGACCCGCCGGCGATCGCGCAGGGCATCCTGTCCAGCTTCGGCAACGGCAACACCTATCCGGGCGTCTATGATCCGCTCGGCCGGACCATCTTCATCGGTGCGACCGTCAACTTCTGA
- a CDS encoding NAD(P)/FAD-dependent oxidoreductase, with product MGEKAIIIGGGVVGLTSALALAGRGIDVTLVDADSGRTAASWGNAGHIAIEQVEPLASRKAIRSAPRRLFWRGGALALPLRQWHASLPFAWRMLGAARPRRFECGKAALSMLVAQAMPAWLRLAADLPGDILRDDGHFVVWGSPAAARAGKENWAAADTGTARFRDVDADEGQGLAALLRAAPSGAIRFTNTGSIADLGRLADALEGAFERSGGRIVRGHARVSRVGGRAGVSIDGGAVTVADHIVLAAGVRSGSLIAPLGHRAPIVAERGYHLRSRNHDWPAGMPPVVFEDRSMVVTRYRDCVQVASFVEIGDPDAPADPAKWERLERHIAELGLPMRGPFDRWMGSRPTFPDYLPAIGRSGSADNLVYAFGHQHLGLTLAPITGEIVGALVAREALPLDITAFDLDRFARKA from the coding sequence CGTGGGGGAATGCCGGGCATATCGCGATCGAGCAGGTCGAGCCGCTCGCCTCGCGCAAGGCGATCCGGTCTGCGCCGAGGCGGCTATTCTGGCGTGGCGGCGCGCTCGCCTTGCCACTCCGGCAATGGCACGCGTCGCTGCCCTTCGCATGGCGCATGCTCGGCGCGGCACGGCCGCGCCGGTTCGAATGCGGCAAGGCGGCCTTGTCGATGCTGGTCGCTCAGGCGATGCCGGCGTGGCTGCGGCTGGCCGCAGACCTGCCGGGCGATATCCTGCGCGACGACGGGCATTTCGTTGTGTGGGGATCGCCGGCGGCGGCGCGCGCGGGCAAAGAGAACTGGGCGGCGGCGGACACCGGCACCGCACGGTTCCGCGACGTCGACGCCGATGAGGGACAGGGTCTGGCGGCACTGCTCCGGGCCGCCCCTTCCGGGGCGATCCGGTTCACCAACACCGGGTCGATTGCCGATCTGGGGCGATTGGCCGATGCGCTGGAGGGTGCATTCGAACGCTCCGGCGGCCGGATCGTGCGCGGTCATGCGCGGGTGTCGCGCGTCGGCGGGCGGGCAGGGGTGTCGATCGACGGCGGTGCGGTGACGGTGGCCGATCATATCGTGCTCGCCGCTGGTGTGCGATCAGGGTCGCTCATCGCACCGCTTGGCCACCGCGCGCCGATCGTCGCCGAGCGCGGCTATCATCTGCGGTCGCGCAACCACGACTGGCCGGCTGGGATGCCGCCGGTGGTGTTCGAGGATCGCTCGATGGTCGTCACGCGCTATCGCGATTGCGTGCAGGTGGCGAGCTTCGTCGAGATCGGCGATCCCGATGCGCCCGCCGATCCCGCCAAGTGGGAGCGGCTCGAACGCCACATCGCCGAACTCGGCCTGCCGATGCGCGGGCCGTTCGATCGCTGGATGGGATCGCGCCCGACCTTCCCCGATTATCTGCCCGCGATCGGTCGCAGCGGATCGGCCGACAATCTGGTCTATGCGTTCGGGCATCAGCATCTTGGGCTGACGCTCGCGCCGATCACCGGTGAGATCGTCGGCGCGCTGGTGGCGCGCGAGGCGCTACCGCTCGACATCACCGCGTTCGATCTCGACCGCTTCGCCAGAAAGGCATGA
- a CDS encoding M24 family metallopeptidase: MTIGGSTAAAELAAIRPWAATAPATDRTERLARIERARALTEGMGADALLISAGASLRYFAGVPWGATERLVAMVLPVRGAPVMICPNFELGSLQADLLIDVDIRLWEEDANPHALVADALAGVGARTLAIDPALPFQMSERLRRAAPGVSLIDGAPAIDGCRMRKSPAEIALMQQAKDMTLEVHRRAARILAPGITSSEVKRFIDEAHRAMGASGYSFCIVQFGRATAFPHGLPGEQRLEDGQLVLIDTGCTIEGYHSDITRTYAFGEPGDEVRAIWDLEKAAQAAAFAAAVPGAPCESVDFAARAVLEAAGLGPDYRLPGLPHRTGHGIGLSIHEPAYLVRGDRTPLEAGMCFSNEPMIVVPDRFGVRLEDHFYMTDTGPRWFTQPQRAIDRPFD, translated from the coding sequence ATGACCATCGGAGGCTCCACCGCTGCGGCCGAACTCGCCGCGATCCGCCCCTGGGCCGCGACCGCGCCCGCGACCGACCGCACCGAGCGGCTCGCCCGCATCGAACGCGCTCGCGCGCTGACCGAAGGCATGGGCGCCGACGCCTTGCTGATCAGCGCGGGCGCATCGCTGCGCTATTTCGCGGGCGTGCCGTGGGGCGCGACCGAGCGGCTGGTCGCGATGGTGCTGCCGGTGCGCGGCGCGCCGGTGATGATCTGCCCGAACTTCGAGTTAGGATCATTGCAGGCGGATCTGCTGATCGACGTGGATATCCGCTTGTGGGAAGAGGACGCGAACCCACACGCGCTCGTCGCCGACGCGCTGGCGGGCGTAGGGGCACGCACGCTCGCGATCGATCCGGCGCTGCCGTTCCAGATGTCGGAGCGGTTGCGCCGTGCCGCACCCGGCGTCTCGCTGATCGATGGCGCACCGGCAATCGACGGGTGCCGGATGCGCAAGTCGCCCGCCGAGATCGCGCTGATGCAGCAGGCGAAGGATATGACGCTGGAGGTGCATCGCCGCGCCGCCCGCATCCTCGCGCCCGGCATCACCAGTTCCGAGGTCAAGCGCTTCATCGACGAGGCGCACCGGGCGATGGGGGCATCGGGCTACAGCTTCTGCATCGTCCAGTTCGGCCGGGCGACCGCTTTCCCGCACGGTCTGCCGGGCGAGCAACGTCTTGAAGACGGGCAACTCGTGCTGATCGACACCGGCTGCACGATCGAGGGCTATCACTCCGACATCACGCGCACCTATGCGTTCGGTGAACCTGGCGACGAGGTCCGCGCGATCTGGGATCTCGAAAAGGCGGCGCAGGCGGCGGCCTTCGCGGCGGCGGTTCCCGGAGCGCCATGCGAGAGCGTCGATTTTGCCGCCCGCGCGGTGCTGGAGGCGGCGGGGCTCGGCCCGGACTACCGCTTGCCCGGCCTGCCACATCGCACCGGCCACGGTATCGGCCTGTCGATCCACGAGCCGGCCTATCTGGTGCGTGGCGACCGCACGCCGCTGGAAGCGGGTATGTGCTTTTCCAACGAGCCGATGATCGTGGTGCCCGATCGTTTCGGCGTGCGGCTGGAGGACCATTTCTATATGACCGACACCGGCCCGCGCTGGTTCACGCAGCCGCAGCGGGCGATCGACCGACCGTTCGACTGA
- a CDS encoding DUF885 domain-containing protein, with protein MVASASAIMAAPGAVAQESADARFKAIYTAEWTWRQNQKADDEDSGDHISAHLPDVGPAAQAERLKMWTDVTAKLATIDPAQLTPENRIDLQIYSNQIATALAALRYREYEKPLNADTSFWGNVAGTARQSFKTEQDYRNYLTMLGEMPRYFAQQIANMKAGEARGFTPPKITLEGRDATVTPITDAKTPQDNPFYAPFKTMPAVIPAATQAALRAQAVAVIQNAVVPAHKSLLAFLRDDYIPHAKTSLDAYSLPDGKAYYQSKIREFTTLDLTPAQIHQIGLDEVAGIRAQMLGVMKEVDFEGDLPAFLTYLRTDPRFYAKTPQALLDRAAWIAKTFDGKAKDWFGHLPRSRFAIIPVPADIAPFYTGGRGGPGVYLVNTYNLPSRPLYSLAALTLHESAPGHAFQMPLAAENKDLPPFRQQSYISAYGEGWALYCEKLGVEMGMYDTPYDRFGMLSYQMWRAARLVVDTGIHAMGWTRAQAQAYLHDNTALADHEIETEVDRYIAWPGQALSYYLGEKAIVDARAKAQKALGPKFNIRAFHDTVLQLGSVPLPVLQARVDRFIAEGGKGPYPDEE; from the coding sequence ATGGTCGCGTCAGCTTCGGCGATCATGGCGGCGCCCGGCGCGGTTGCGCAAGAGTCCGCCGACGCGCGTTTCAAGGCGATCTACACCGCCGAATGGACATGGCGCCAGAACCAGAAAGCCGACGACGAGGACAGCGGCGACCATATCTCCGCGCATCTTCCCGATGTCGGACCTGCGGCGCAGGCGGAGCGCCTCAAGATGTGGACCGACGTGACGGCGAAACTCGCGACGATCGATCCCGCGCAGCTCACCCCGGAAAACCGCATCGATCTGCAAATCTACAGCAACCAGATCGCCACCGCGCTCGCCGCGCTTCGCTACCGCGAGTATGAAAAGCCGCTCAACGCGGACACCAGCTTCTGGGGCAACGTGGCGGGCACCGCGCGGCAGAGCTTCAAGACCGAGCAGGATTACCGCAATTATCTGACCATGCTCGGCGAGATGCCGCGCTATTTCGCGCAGCAGATCGCCAACATGAAAGCCGGCGAAGCGCGCGGCTTCACCCCGCCCAAGATCACGCTGGAAGGCCGCGATGCCACCGTGACGCCGATCACCGATGCCAAGACGCCGCAGGACAACCCCTTCTACGCGCCGTTCAAGACGATGCCCGCCGTCATCCCCGCCGCCACCCAGGCGGCGCTCCGCGCGCAGGCCGTCGCTGTCATCCAAAACGCCGTCGTGCCCGCGCACAAGAGCCTGCTCGCGTTCCTGCGCGACGACTATATCCCGCACGCAAAGACCAGCCTCGACGCCTATTCGCTGCCCGACGGCAAGGCCTATTACCAGTCGAAGATCAGGGAGTTCACCACCCTCGACCTGACACCCGCGCAAATCCACCAGATCGGGCTGGACGAGGTGGCCGGCATCCGCGCGCAGATGCTCGGCGTGATGAAGGAGGTCGATTTCGAGGGCGACCTGCCCGCTTTCCTGACCTATCTCCGTACCGATCCGCGCTTCTACGCCAAGACGCCGCAGGCGCTGCTCGATCGTGCCGCCTGGATCGCCAAGACATTCGACGGCAAGGCGAAGGACTGGTTCGGGCATCTGCCGCGCAGCCGCTTCGCGATCATCCCCGTCCCCGCCGACATCGCGCCGTTCTACACCGGCGGGCGCGGGGGCCCGGGCGTGTATCTCGTCAACACCTACAATCTGCCCTCCCGCCCGCTCTATTCGCTGGCCGCGCTGACGCTCCACGAAAGCGCGCCGGGCCACGCCTTCCAGATGCCGCTCGCCGCCGAAAACAAGGATCTGCCGCCGTTCCGCCAGCAGTCCTACATCTCGGCGTATGGCGAAGGCTGGGCGCTCTATTGCGAGAAGCTCGGCGTCGAAATGGGCATGTACGACACGCCCTATGATCGCTTCGGCATGCTCAGCTACCAGATGTGGCGCGCGGCACGGCTGGTGGTCGATACCGGCATCCATGCGATGGGCTGGACGCGTGCGCAGGCGCAAGCCTATCTCCACGACAACACCGCGCTCGCCGACCATGAGATCGAGACCGAAGTCGATCGCTACATCGCGTGGCCCGGGCAGGCCTTGTCCTATTACCTCGGCGAAAAGGCGATCGTCGATGCCCGCGCCAAGGCCCAGAAGGCGCTGGGGCCGAAGTTCAACATCCGCGCCTTCCACGACACCGTGCTCCAGCTCGGATCGGTACCGCTGCCGGTGCTGCAAGCCCGGGTAGACCGCTTCATCGCCGAGGGCGGCAAGGGACCGTACCCCGACGAGGAATGA
- the galA gene encoding beta-galactosidase GalA, producing the protein MPRPSRRDLLKTAGAAGGLALALPHTASAARADPTNPRSVVPLDRGWRFHLGHAGDPEKDFGFGASHDTYGKSGDVGTPVAGRTFDDSGWQAINLPHDWAVDLPFERFGPPGSAADHTGAFQGFKPLGRMWPATSVGWYRRSIPIAAADAGKRLSLEFDGVSRDCLVILNGFVVGSNESAYAPFRIDITDFAIPGEENILVVRCDVSLGEAWSYEGAGLYRHVRLVKTAPAHIRQWGVAIRPEVQDAVALLRTVTEIDNDGPAATARLRAIVTAPDGHIVATSLSDPIALPAWEQITIPQTIRIADPKLWSLDTPLLYTLATELVVADTVVDRDDSRFGIRTIRFDPERGFFLNGVPVKIKGTCNHQDHAGVGFAVPDSLHIWRLEQLKAMGANAYRSTHHSPAPAILDACDRMGILVMDETRQMSSNPEGMSQLDRMVRQGRNHPSVILWSIGNEEIHRGTETGARIAETMKRRIYELDGTRPVTEAFNGKFGQGASRVLDVLGCNYYLDEIDAYHAAHPAMPMIGTETGSTVMTRGEYKRDDAAGIVPAYDTDYPKWATTAERWWSFYDARPFLAGGFVWTGFDYRGEPTPFERWPENASNFGQMDSCGFPKDNYHYYRAWWGSKPVLHLFPHWNWPGRERQDIAVWVHSNCDAVELFLNGRSLGRKPVERNRHLEWQVPYAPGRIEAHGFIGSRRILTDVRETAGAPARLAVSSERRMLAPGEVAVVRAAVLDAHGREVPTATNRVTFALDGDATLLGVGNGDPRCLEPDHATARSAFNGLCMAIVQARDRGGPIRLSASAEGLRTAALPFLGTPA; encoded by the coding sequence ATGCCCCGCCCGTCCCGCCGCGATCTCCTCAAGACCGCTGGCGCGGCGGGCGGGCTCGCGCTCGCGCTGCCGCATACCGCCTCAGCGGCGCGCGCCGACCCTACCAATCCGCGCAGCGTGGTGCCGCTGGATCGCGGCTGGCGCTTCCATCTGGGCCATGCCGGCGATCCCGAAAAGGATTTCGGCTTCGGCGCCTCGCACGATACCTATGGAAAATCCGGCGATGTCGGCACGCCGGTTGCCGGGCGTACCTTCGACGACAGCGGCTGGCAGGCGATTAACCTGCCACACGATTGGGCGGTGGACCTGCCGTTCGAGCGCTTCGGCCCACCCGGCTCGGCCGCCGATCACACCGGCGCGTTCCAGGGCTTCAAGCCGCTCGGCCGGATGTGGCCAGCGACCAGCGTCGGCTGGTATCGCCGCAGCATCCCAATTGCGGCAGCCGACGCGGGCAAACGCCTGTCACTCGAATTCGACGGCGTCTCGCGCGATTGCCTTGTCATCCTCAACGGCTTCGTGGTGGGATCGAACGAGAGCGCCTATGCGCCGTTCCGCATCGACATTACCGATTTCGCGATCCCGGGCGAGGAGAACATCCTCGTCGTGCGCTGCGACGTCAGTCTCGGCGAGGCATGGTCGTATGAAGGTGCCGGGCTGTATCGCCACGTCCGGCTGGTCAAGACCGCGCCCGCACATATCCGCCAATGGGGTGTCGCAATCCGTCCCGAAGTTCAGGACGCCGTCGCGCTGCTGCGCACCGTCACCGAGATCGACAACGACGGCCCGGCCGCCACCGCGCGCCTGCGCGCGATCGTTACCGCGCCGGATGGACATATCGTCGCGACGTCGCTGTCCGATCCGATCGCGCTGCCGGCATGGGAGCAGATCACCATCCCGCAGACGATCCGGATCGCCGATCCCAAGCTGTGGTCGCTCGATACGCCGTTACTGTATACGCTCGCGACCGAACTGGTGGTCGCCGACACCGTGGTCGATCGCGACGACAGCCGCTTCGGCATCCGCACGATCCGCTTCGATCCCGAACGGGGATTCTTCCTCAACGGTGTGCCCGTGAAGATCAAGGGCACCTGCAATCATCAGGATCATGCCGGCGTCGGCTTCGCGGTGCCCGACAGCCTCCACATCTGGCGGCTCGAACAGCTCAAGGCGATGGGCGCGAACGCCTACCGCTCCACCCACCATTCGCCCGCTCCCGCGATCCTTGATGCCTGTGACCGCATGGGCATCCTCGTCATGGACGAGACGCGTCAGATGTCGAGCAACCCGGAGGGCATGAGCCAACTCGATCGCATGGTCCGTCAGGGGCGCAACCACCCCAGCGTCATCCTATGGAGCATCGGCAACGAGGAGATCCATCGCGGCACCGAGACCGGCGCGCGCATTGCCGAGACGATGAAGCGCCGCATCTATGAACTCGACGGCACGCGCCCCGTCACCGAAGCGTTCAACGGCAAGTTCGGTCAAGGCGCCTCGCGCGTCCTCGATGTGCTCGGCTGCAACTACTATCTCGACGAGATCGACGCCTATCACGCCGCGCACCCGGCGATGCCGATGATCGGCACCGAAACCGGCAGCACGGTGATGACACGCGGCGAGTACAAGCGCGACGACGCCGCCGGGATCGTCCCGGCCTACGACACCGATTATCCGAAATGGGCGACCACGGCCGAGCGCTGGTGGAGCTTCTACGATGCGCGCCCCTTCCTCGCCGGCGGGTTCGTCTGGACCGGGTTCGACTATCGTGGCGAGCCGACCCCATTCGAGCGCTGGCCCGAAAACGCCTCCAACTTCGGCCAGATGGACAGTTGCGGCTTCCCCAAGGACAATTACCATTATTATCGCGCCTGGTGGGGATCGAAGCCGGTGCTCCACCTCTTCCCGCACTGGAACTGGCCGGGGCGTGAGCGGCAGGATATCGCCGTCTGGGTCCACAGCAATTGCGACGCGGTCGAGCTGTTCCTCAACGGTCGCAGCCTCGGTCGCAAGCCGGTCGAGCGCAACCGCCACCTCGAATGGCAGGTGCCCTACGCACCGGGCCGGATCGAGGCGCATGGCTTCATCGGCAGCCGCCGCATCCTGACCGACGTGCGAGAGACCGCCGGCGCCCCGGCTCGGCTCGCAGTCTCGAGCGAGCGTCGCATGCTCGCGCCCGGTGAAGTCGCGGTCGTTCGCGCGGCCGTTCTGGATGCGCACGGCCGTGAGGTGCCGACCGCCACCAACCGGGTCACCTTCGCACTAGACGGCGATGCGACATTGCTCGGCGTCGGCAACGGCGATCCGCGCTGCCTCGAACCCGATCATGCGACTGCGCGCTCTGCCTTCAACGGGCTCTGCATGGCGATCGTCCAGGCCCGCGACCGAGGCGGGCCGATCCGCCTCTCGGCTTCGGCCGAGGGCCTGCGGACGGCCGCCCTGCCGTTCCTCGGAACGCCCGCTTGA
- a CDS encoding HoxN/HupN/NixA family nickel/cobalt transporter — protein sequence MTTDSASRPRIRRRIVVLLGLLVAANAGAWVWAGSLFHAAPAMLGTALLAWTLGLRHAVDADHIAAIDNVTRKLMHGGARPVTVGLWFAIGHSAVILIASVAIAATASALTRFEAFKAAGSVVATIFSAGFLFAIAAINLVILRSVWRTFAHVRAGGSYRENDLDVLLAGRGPVSRLFRPLFRLVTRPWHMAPLGFLFGLGFDTATEVAILGLSAAQAAHGFAFAPVLVFPALFAAGMALVDTADGILMLGAYEWAFVRPIRKLYYNITITAVSAVVAVMIGGIETAALLADKLGLSGGVWDVAVDLGGRFNLLGFFIIGLFAAAWTVSFLIYRWKRFDEIEVYPAAP from the coding sequence ATGACGACAGACTCCGCTTCCCGTCCCCGCATCCGGCGGCGTATCGTCGTGCTGCTCGGGCTGCTTGTCGCCGCCAATGCCGGCGCATGGGTATGGGCCGGCAGCCTGTTCCACGCCGCGCCCGCGATGCTCGGCACCGCGCTGCTCGCCTGGACTTTGGGGCTGCGCCACGCCGTCGATGCCGATCATATAGCCGCGATCGACAACGTCACCCGCAAGCTGATGCACGGCGGCGCGCGCCCCGTGACGGTCGGGCTGTGGTTCGCGATCGGGCACAGCGCCGTCATCCTGATCGCGTCGGTGGCGATCGCCGCCACCGCCAGCGCGCTCACCCGGTTCGAGGCGTTCAAGGCCGCTGGCAGCGTGGTCGCGACGATCTTCTCGGCGGGTTTCCTGTTCGCCATCGCGGCGATCAACCTCGTCATCCTGCGCTCGGTGTGGCGGACGTTCGCGCACGTTCGTGCGGGCGGCAGCTACCGCGAGAACGATCTGGACGTGTTGCTGGCCGGGCGCGGCCCCGTCTCTCGGCTGTTCCGTCCGCTGTTCCGGCTGGTGACGCGGCCGTGGCACATGGCGCCGCTCGGCTTCCTGTTCGGCCTCGGCTTCGATACCGCGACCGAGGTCGCCATCCTCGGCCTGTCCGCTGCGCAGGCCGCGCACGGCTTCGCGTTCGCGCCGGTGCTGGTGTTCCCGGCGCTGTTCGCCGCGGGCATGGCACTGGTCGACACGGCCGACGGCATCCTGATGCTCGGCGCCTACGAATGGGCGTTCGTGCGGCCGATCCGCAAACTCTACTACAATATCACCATCACCGCCGTTTCCGCGGTGGTGGCGGTGATGATCGGCGGCATCGAGACGGCCGCGCTGCTCGCCGACAAACTTGGGCTGTCCGGGGGCGTTTGGGACGTTGCGGTGGATCTGGGCGGGCGCTTCAACCTGCTCGGCTTCTTCATCATCGGATTGTTCGCAGCCGCCTGGACGGTCAGTTTCCTGATCTATCGCTGGAAGCGCTTCGACGAGATCGAGGTGTATCCGGCGGCACCATAG